From Solwaraspora sp. WMMD1047, the proteins below share one genomic window:
- a CDS encoding YciI family protein — translation MWIIELAFTDEPERLDARPAHRTRLTELHRAGMVAMAGPYADESGALIIADLPDRAAVSDLLATDPYFSTPGVRVAQVRQWRPFLR, via the coding sequence ATGTGGATCATCGAACTCGCCTTCACCGACGAGCCGGAACGCCTCGATGCCCGCCCGGCTCACCGCACCCGGTTGACGGAACTGCACCGTGCGGGCATGGTCGCGATGGCCGGTCCGTACGCCGACGAGTCCGGCGCGCTGATCATCGCCGACCTGCCCGACCGCGCAGCGGTCTCCGACCTGCTCGCCACCGACCCGTACTTCTCCACTCCCGGCGTCCGGGTCGCCCAGGTCCGGCAGTGGCGACCCTTCCTGCGATAG
- a CDS encoding Crp/Fnr family transcriptional regulator has protein sequence MVSLDAIPALRSLSGTALATVSRQARPVRLPAGAVLRPAGTRADGVVLLLAGSVVAAHAASSGVEVWPERWVGPALVDKAAVLAGGRSSTALVATTAVTARLLPRQPFLRLLATEPSVRQHVLGQLARDVLSGQRQLAQAVTLPAVARVAAWLVAQDAADQVAWRGSQDQLARMLGLSRVTVNRSLARLAGAGVVRLTPRGIVVADRTGLASFTSDA, from the coding sequence ATGGTCTCGCTGGACGCCATCCCCGCGCTGCGGTCGCTCTCCGGGACCGCGCTGGCCACGGTCTCCCGTCAGGCGCGACCGGTCCGGCTGCCCGCCGGAGCGGTGCTGCGCCCGGCCGGTACGCGGGCCGACGGGGTCGTACTGCTGCTCGCCGGCTCGGTCGTCGCCGCACACGCCGCCTCCTCGGGCGTCGAGGTGTGGCCCGAGCGGTGGGTCGGCCCGGCGCTCGTCGACAAGGCCGCCGTGCTGGCCGGCGGCCGGTCGTCGACCGCGCTGGTGGCGACGACCGCCGTCACCGCCCGGCTGCTGCCCCGGCAGCCGTTCCTGCGCCTGCTCGCCACCGAACCATCGGTACGTCAACACGTGCTCGGCCAGCTCGCCCGGGATGTGCTCAGCGGGCAGCGCCAACTCGCCCAGGCGGTCACGCTGCCGGCGGTGGCGCGGGTCGCCGCGTGGCTGGTGGCGCAGGACGCGGCGGACCAGGTCGCCTGGCGCGGGTCCCAGGACCAGTTGGCGCGGATGCTCGGGCTGAGCCGGGTGACCGTCAACCGGTCGCTGGCGCGGCTCGCCGGTGCCGGTGTCGTCCGGTTGACCCCACGCGGCATCGTGGTCGCCGACCGGACCGGGCTCGCGTCGTTCACGTCGGACGCCTGA